The Zingiber officinale cultivar Zhangliang chromosome 2A, Zo_v1.1, whole genome shotgun sequence genomic sequence AATAAGGGTTGGAAATCACGTTTCTTCTTTGTAAAATTTCCTAGACCTGTTATATGGTCTACTTCATGGAAATCCTCTTTCCCTCTTCCTGATGTAAAAGAACTTCATCAACAACCAGTTTTCTTTGATTATTACAACAGATTACTTGGCCATGACTTTTACATCCATGAATAGCTATGTAATGATCATTTATACCTTTTTGGCCTGAGCCCTATTCAAAAGATACTACAATGTTCCTTTTGTAAGTTTTGACATTTTAACTATTActcttttactaactaaaatactcttTTGTTTGTTGTAGTGGATGCTATATTCAGAGCTCTAGTTGACAAGGAAATTCGCTTAGAGGAAGAGGCACTATTAGCTAAGGAATGGGAACTCAATGCGGAGCTTAACGCCGCATCAACTCAAGCTTCTGATGCTCCTTTGCCTGAACCTTCTACCAATCCTACTCTCGTTTCTAGTTCCTACACCACCTCTAGGGAGACATCCAagagtttacctcctttaccggAGGACGCCCCTTTGAAGCAACCAGAATAGGCACCAGAAGCTACTCCTACTAGAAAACTCCTTGGGCAGAGGTTAACCTTAGCACCCCTCCCCAAGAAATGAGCTATCTCTATTCTTGAGGATATACTTGTAGGAGATATTGATGtacgtaaatattatgatagtttattcatgtttttacgcacattcacttgctttatacgtacatattctttgtatgattgcctcttttatcatgtactcatcatatatactcttttgtacggatatctgctctttgtttggttttgtgttgatagggacaactttcggagcgaaAATAATGTTTGTCATCGCACCGGAGTAAGTCAGAGAACACAACCGTGCAaaccttacacgaccgtgtggccaaacaggagaggGGAAGTGCATGGTCGTGCAACCCTTGCACGGCTGTGTGGCCAACCCAGAGGCAGATCGAAGCATGGCAGTGCAtacttgcacgaccgtgcccctATGACCAAGACCAAGCATCACACGGCTGTGCCAATTGGAACGGCTGTGCAGCACACCCAGAGCCAAGAAAGGGCACGGTCGTGCCGTCGCAccgcgccctagcctataaaaggggttttaaccctttttccgGGGGGGAGGGGGGGAGTCGGGGAGGCGAGCCGTCAACAGGAGAATCACTCTGGTGTCGTTCCACGCCATCCATAACATCGGTCTAACGATCTTTCATCacgacatcaactccagaagcaaaggattggatatGAAGATCACTTGTCGTCGTTGGATAAAcatacttcttccttctctcttcgTGTTGAGAATTTGTATGTTCATATACatcatgtcttcgggtttttctctttcgtctatggagtagagtccttgttctaggatgagagagtaattgtggattgattttaatgtaagactcatattatgcttatattcattggatgatttcacttgctttgtttcgactactcgatctctttgtcgtgttgattgattgtgtataAATTACCAACCTTGTAGAGGGAATACCTTGGAtcatacacccgaggggccctagtgacaggggtaacgcgttcacggacatctaaggtacttccttgaaaggagaggcgactcctccacaaggaagtaagagaccaaactaagttccttaattctatctttgataacatcaattagagttgtgtccttgtgatctactgAGACACCCTAGTggcaggggttaaccgtaacatgatttcatagggatcatctttgtttggtgctcaaggatagttgctttagcttccggcgaatgcattctgatggacaatgagtataggatagtatgtgatacatcaataccaccacaatgaaagcaaactcctagaactcttcattaatcaggttgatttcttctctttgctagttctcatttccactttctaatatcttttcttagattacttacaaccatcgatagtgtagctaatcctaagtgtgccatcactagtgcttataaccagtcctcgtgggatcgataatctttattactgtcgatgaatctgtgcacttgcagaagcgtaacaagtttttggcgtcgtagccggggactgcgtctataacattggtgatagtcatactagattagactagactttgttttcttttcctttattttgcatttagagataaataattttattcttatttttctttactttATGCAATTTTATTAAAATGCCAAAAATACTATTATTTCATCTCttcttctttattttattccatatattgTTTTTGCATGCAAAAAGCTAACCTTGCAGGAGATTCAATTACCCTACATGTCTGTTTATTTCGTGCTCCCGGTCTGTTCGAATAGGACATGATGTTAAAACCATTAAAGGAGTTTGGAGCATCGAAGTCTGCTAAAGAGCTAGGGCCCATTGTGTTTCCAGAAATCCTAGCGAAGAATTTTATGCTCAGACCATCATTCATCTCTAAATTACAGGAAAATGAGTTTGGGGGATTAGATTAAGAGAATCCTTATTTTCATCTCCTAAATTTCCACAGCTATTGCAACACACTGAGAGTTGAGGGGGTTCCGGCTGATTCAATACAACTTATAGCTTTTCCATTCAGTCTCAGAAGTAATGCAAAGGTTTGGTTCAACACTCTGCAGCCGAGAAGCATCAggacatgggatgagttagagggAAAATTTCTAAATAGATACTTTCCTCTAAAAAGAATTGCTCAGTTGAAGGATCAGATTTTGCACTTCAAGCAACGTGACGAAGAAGCAttgcatcaagcttgggatagGTACCTGTCTATTCTATATCAGTGCCCACATCACGGTATTGAGAGTTGGTTGGTTCTTCACATATTTTACATTGGATTCTCGTTCTAGAACAAGAACCTTCTGGACACAGCAGCTGGGGGGGGCACTCATGAAAAAAAGTTTGgatgaagcacaagaaataatccATATGGTGGTGTCAAATCTCAGCGAGTGGTCAGGACAAGACGTGCTAAACTTATCTCTACTCCCGGTCAAAACAGAAGAGGATATGGGAATGTTGATGGATGAAAATAAATTAAGACACATAGGAAACGAGGTTTAGGTAGAATCAAAGGAGTCCATTAGTGTGCGGTCCAAGGATGTACAAAAATTGTTTCCTTGGTGTGGAGAGATCTTATTAAAATCGTCGAGAGGTTTGATATCTACCTCAGCATCATGTATGGAGGAGGTCTTGGATGATGACGATGATATTGAGGGAATGACTCAAGAAATTGAGTGAGCACCAGAAGAAGTCATGGTAAACGAAGAAATACGGCTACTAGAATAAGAACTAGCCTTGCCTGAGATTGTACCACCTCAAGTGGAGTTAAAGCCTCTGCCACCTAATCTTAAATATGTGTTCCTTGGTCTAGATTCCACCTTCCCAGTAATAATTAACGCCAATTTGATGGAGATAGAGGAACAAAAATTGATCCAGGAGCTGAGAACGCACAAAAAAGCAATCGGATACACCATTGATGACATTAAAGGGATCAACCCTTCGATCTGCATGCACAGAATTCTGCTtgaagaaggatataaaaattcaattgagcatcaaagaagGTTAAATCCAAATTTGAAAGAGGTGGTGAAGAATGAAGTATTGAAACTTCTTGATGCTGGGATTATTTATCCTATATCAgacagtgaatgggtgagtccagtccatgTGGTCATCAAGAGGGGGGGGATGACTGtggttagaaatgaaaataatgaATTGATTCCAACAAGGACAGTTACAGGATGACGGATGTGTATTGATTATAGGAAGCTAAACAAGGAGACTAGGAAAGATCATTTTCCCTTACCATTCATTGATGAGATGCTAGAAAGATTGGCAAAGCATTCCTATTTTTGTTATCTGGATGGATAttctggtttctttcaaattccaATACATCCCCTAGATCAAGAAAAGACCACCTTCACATGTCCTTTTGGTACCTATGCTTATCGACGAATGTCGTTTGGACTCTGCAACGCACCAACTATATTTCAGCGATGTATGATGGCAATATTCTCAGATTTCACAGAAAAGATTTTGGAGGTATTCATGGACGatttctcagtttatgggaatgacttcGATTCTTGTCTTCTGAACCTTTCTAAAGTTCTTTAGAGATGTGAAGATGTGAACTTAGTTTTGAACTGGGAGAAATGCCACTTCATGGTCAAAGAGGAAATTATTTTAGGACATAAGATTTCAGAACGAGGAATTGAGATAGATAAAGCCAAAATAGAGACAATTGAGAAACTACCTCCACCTCTTAACGTAAAAGGGGTTAGGAGATTTTTAGGGCATGCTGGATTTTACAAGCGTTTCATAAAGGATTTCTCAAAAATTTCCAAGCCACTAACTAACTTGTTGATTAAAGATGCTAAATTCTGTTTTGATGATGACTGCAATGAGGCATTTaagaaaatcaagagtgctctcatCTTAGCTCCCGTAATTCAAGCTCTAGGCTGGGAACTCCCATTCGAAATCATGTGCGACGCCAGTGATTTTGTAGTAGGTGCAATTTTAGGACAAAGAAAGGACAAAGTATTGCACACAATCCACTATGCGAGCAAGATATTGGATGCAACTCAAATGAATTATTCTACCACTGAAAAGGAATTTTTGGCCATAGTGTTTGCAATTGACAAGTTCAGGTCCTATCTAGTGGGCTCAAACGTGATAGTGTATTCTGATCATGCTGCCATAAGATATATGCTTAATAAGAAAGATGTCAAAACTTGTTTGATCAGGTGGATCTTGCTTCTTCAGGAATTCAATTTGGAAATTAGAGACAAACAAGGGGCTGAAAATGTTGTGGCAAATCATCTATCCCGAGCATGGCCAAATGGGCAAAAAGACGTGGATTTTGATCCGCCTATAAATGATGTTTTCCCTAACGAGCATTTGTTGGCAGTAAATTCTGAGAGAGTTCCTTGGTATGCGGATTTTGTTAATTACCTTACAAGTGGAGTACTTCCCCCAAAAATCACTTGACagcagaagaagaaaaagtttTCCTCAGACGTCAAACACTACATATGGGACGAACCACTACTTTTTAGGAAATACGGAGATACAATCTACCGAAGGTGTGTGCCAGAAGATGAAATCAAGGATATTTTATTTCACTGTCACTCATCATCTTACAGCGGACATTTGGGCGTGTCAAAAATAGCtgcaaaaattttacaagaaggaTTTTTTTGGCCAAGTCTATTTAAAGACATGAAGAATTTTGTGCAGTCCTGCGACCAATGTCAGAAGACCGGGAACATTACTAGAAGAAATGAGATGCCACTGAATTGCATCCTCGAAGTAGAACTGTTCGATGTATGGGGAGTAGATTTTATGGGACCCTTTCCTTCATCATGTGGAAACTATTATATCTTGGTGGCAATGGACTATGTGTCGAAATGGGTAGAAGCCATAGCTTCTCCTACCAGCAACACCAAAACAGtaattaaactatttaaaaagGTGATTTTTCCATGATTCGGTGTACCTAGGGCAGTTATTAGTGACGGGGGTTTGCACTTCATTGAAAGATAGTTTGAAAATTTGCTAAAGAAATATGGAGTTAGTCACAAAATAGCAACACCCTACCATCCCCAAACCAATGGACAAGCGGAGATATCCAACCAGGAGATCAAATCGATATTAGAAAAGACAGTGTCCAATTCCCGCAAAGACTGGTcattgaaattagatgatgctttatgggcataccgTACTGCTTTCAAGACTCCAATTGGTATGACCCCATTCCAACTTGTATATGGAAAGCCGTGTCATCTTCCAGTAGAATTAAAACAAGACTTACTGGGCAATAAAGCAGCTTAACATGAACCTGAAGTTAGCAGGAGACAGAAGGAAACTCCaattaaatgagcttgatgagttgaggatggatgcctATGAATATGCTAAATCCTACAAGAGAGAACAAATAGATGACATGA encodes the following:
- the LOC122043665 gene encoding uncharacterized protein LOC122043665 — its product is MKNFVQSCDQCQKTGNITRRNEMPLNCILEVELFDVWGVDFMGPFPSSCGNYYILVAMDYVSKWVEAIASPTSNTKTKYGVSHKIATPYHPQTNGQAEISNQEIKSILEKTVSNSRKDWSLKLDDALWAYRTAFKTPIGCVEPPRAGRKHFMGMEVS